CGCCCGGGGCGACCTCACGCGGCAACTGCTGCGCACCCGCGAGGCCGAAGCCCGGCGGGCCGGCGAACACCGACTGGCCGGCCTGCTCACCGGACACCCGCTGCGCCGCCGGGTGCTGCGCGCGGTGGTGGCCGCGCAGCGCCGGCACATCAACATCCGGGAGAACACCCGCTACAACCGCAGCGAGTTGTTCGGCTTCGCCCGCCACGTGTACCACCGGCTCGGCGCTGACCTTGCCGCGCGCGGTCTGCTGGAATCGGCGCAGGACGTGGTTCACCTGACCGAGGAGGAGATCCTCGGCACCTACGACGGCACCGCGGTCACCGACGACCTGCGTGGCCTGGCGGCCTTGCGCCGGGCCGAGTACCACGCCCGGGGCGCCGAACTGCCGATGGACTTCGTGACCATGGGACCCGTCCGTGACGGGCTACCGGACCCGAACCGGGGCACGGCCGCCGAGGGCACTCTGCACGGCCTGGGCTCCAGCGGGGGCGTCGTGCGAGGCACCGCCCGGGTGGTTGTCGACCCGCATCAGCTCGGCGAACCCACGGACGACATGATCCTGGTGGCCAGGGAGACCGACCCCGGCTGGCTGTTCCTGATGCTGTCCGCCCGCGGCATCGTCGTCGAGCGCGGCACCCTGCTGTCGCACACCGCCATCTCCGGACGCAAGTTCGGCATCCCGACCATCGTGGCGCTCCAGCATGCGACAACCCGCATCCCGGACGGCGCCCGCGTCGAGATGGACGGCGCGGCCGGCACGGTGACGATCCTTGAGGAGGACGAGGCATGACACCCTCTTCCGTGACCGGCCCCGCGTCCCGCCCTCGCCCGGCGGACGAACCCCGCTCCGTGGCACGCAGCGCCCTCCGTCTGCGCGCCTTCTTCGCCGAACGGGCCCCCACCCGGATCTACTTGACCTATGCGGTGCTGTGGGTCCTGGCCCTCCAGGGCACACTGGCGGTGCTCGCGCCGGAGTCGGACTGGAGGCTCGGGGGTTCCCTCCTCACCGAGATCGCCACCGTCTATCTGGCGCTGCTGTTCATCCGGGTCGTCGACGAGCAGAAGGATCTGGAGTACGACCGGCAGTACAACCCGGACCGGCCGCTGCCGCGCGGCGCGATCGACGTGGTGGAACTGCGGGCCGCCATGGTACTGATCGTCGTCGCGGAACTGGCGCTCACCGGCTGGCGCTCACCGCTGCTGGCCGGATGGCTGCTGCTGGACCTCGGGTACATCTGCTTCCTGGTCCAGCTGGAGCGCTGGTCGGCGAGGGTACGGGACCGGATCTTCGTCAACCTGCTGGTGAGCTATCCGGTGCAGGCGTTGCTCAGCGTGCACATCTGGCTGTCCTTCCGGCAGGCCACTGGCACCGGGCCGGTGCCGGACGCGGTGTTCGGCGCCTTGCTGTGTGCCTGCGTCTTCCTGCACTACGAGTTCGCCCGCAAGACCGGTGCCCGCGTGGTGCCCGGTGCGTCGCTCTATTCGAACTTCGTCGGCCTGCGCGGCTCGGTGGCGCTGACCTCGGGCTTCGCGCTGGGCGCCGTGGGGCTGGCGCTCGCACTGGTGCGTCCCTGGGAACTGCACGGCGCGGTGGCGCTGGCGGGCTGGCTTCCGCTGTCCGCGCTGGGCTTCGTCTGGGGCGGAGGCGAACGGTTCGCCTCCCTGCGCACGTCGACCTGGCCGCCCGGACCGGCCATGGGATTCCTGGCTTGGTGCTACCTCGGCGTGTTCATCACCGCACTGGTGGTGGCCCGGCCGGGGTTCGGGGGATGACGCCGATGGCGCGGCGCACACCCGGAGCGGATGCCGCGGGCCGCCCGGATCCCGAAAGCCGCCCGGGCAGCAGCGGGTTCGGGGCGGCAGAGGGCGGCGCGGGCTCCCTCTCGCCGCCCGCCGTCCACCGTGAGGTCCGGCTGGCCGCCCACCCGGGCCGGGAGCTGCGGCCGGAGCATTTCGAGACGGTGGAGGTCCCACTGCGCCGACCGTCCGCCGGCCAGGTGCTGGTGCGGAATCTGGTGCTGCGGATCGGTGCTGCCACCCGCACCCTGATGGCGGATGCCGAGGTGCTGCCGATGCCCTCCTGCCGGCCAGGCCGGGCCCTGCGCGGCGCCGCTCTCGGCGAGGTGGTCGAGGCACCGGGGACCGGACTGCGCCCCGGCGAGCTGGTCCGGCACGACTTCGGCTGGCAGCAATACGCGCTGCTGCCCGCCGGCGCCGTACGACGGGTCGACTCGGCCCGATGGCCCGATCCCGCGGCATGCCTCTCCCAGGGGTTCGTCGGCTGGCTGGCGGTGACCCGGGGCGGCAGCGTGCGCTCCGGCGACACGGTCCTGGTCACCGGGGCGGCCGGCGGGGTCGGGTGTGTCGCGGGCCAGTTCGCCCGGCTGCATGGTGCCGGGCGGCTGATCGGAACGGTCGGATCCCGCTGGAAGGCCGACTATCTGGAGCGCGAGCTGGGCTTCGACGCCGTGCTGGTGCGAGGCGAAGGCCCGATCGGGGAGCAGCTGCGCGCGGCGGCGCCGGACGGCATCGACGTGCTGGTCGACACGGTGGGCGGCGAGCAGTTCGAGGCCGCCCTGGCGGCGGCCCGCCGCAGGGCCAGGTTCATGGTGGTGGGTGCCCTCGGCGACCAGGCCGCCGGCGGAACCCGGGCCGAGGCGACCGTCGACAACCTGTGGCTCGTCTCCCGAGGGATCACCCTCAGCGGGCTGTCGGCCGTCGACCACCACGCGTCGGTCGACTGCTGGGAGGCAGAGTTCAGCGGCGCGCTGCGTAACGGTACGGTCCGTTTCCCGCACGTACGACTGACCGGTCTCGACCGGGCCCCCGGCGCGCTGATCGACCTGATGGCGGGCCGTCACCTCGGCACGGTACTGGTGGAACCCACCTGATCCGGCGTGCCCCGCCGTGCGTCCGGGGAAGTTTCGGTGAGGCGACGACGATGACCTGATGTCGCGGTTGCCCAAGGGATCCCAACGGGACAGGGAGTTGAACATGGAAGAGATTGTCGCCCTCTACGCCCAGGACGAGGTGCCCGGCCGGGTCGTCGGCACCGCGCGCAGGAGCCGGGTGAGGGCCGAGAACCTGCCGCACGCGGCGGTGAAGATCCTCGTGCGCGACGCCGACGGGCGTATCTACGTGCACCGACGCACCAAGACCAAGGACCTCTATCCCGGCCTCCACGATGTCTGGGTCGGCGGGGTGATCGCCGCCGGCGAGGAGCCGCTCTCCGCTGCCGAGCGCGAACTCGCCGAGGAACTGGGGCTACGGGGCTGCGCGTTACGCCCCACCATGCGCCACTGGTACACCGACGCATACACCAACTACCTGACGTACGCCTACGAAACGCTCTACACCCCGGGCCGGCACGGGCCGATCGTCCACCAGCCGACAGAGGTCGCCGACGGCTGGTGGCTGCCCTGGCGCGAACTGACCGCCCAACTGTCCGACCCCCGCTGGCAGTTCGTACCGGACGGGCGGGAACACCTGATCCGCTACGCCGCGCAGCACCCCGAATCGGGAGGTCATCACCCCTGACCCGAGGCGTTCCACGGCACCCGGCGAAATGCCGTGTCACGTAGGTCCGGCAGGCGTTCACTCCGCAGGGGGCGAACCGGGTCAGCAGTTCGCGCGGGATGACGACGAACGTCTCCGAATTGCGCGTTTGTGCGCAACCGCCTGCGGTCGGCTCTACGGGTGGCGGGTGGTCGGGATCCAGGTGCCCTTACGACGGCCGCTGAGTGCCTCGATCAGTTCGACCGGTTCTCGTGCTGCTACAGCACTGCAGGCACCCGCCAGGACGGCTCAAGCGGCATCGGCCGTCTCCTGCCGGGGGCCGTGCTCGTCGCCCGCTCCACGGCACCAGCCCCAGGTCAGTGACCTGGGGCTGGTGTGTTCTCGGCCGAGGAGGTGGCCGGGGGTGGTGAGGGCTCCTGTTCACCGGTGCGGGGCTCGCGATCTGCACCGGGTCGGCAGGCCCCTCGTTCCGAGTGGGGGCCGTTTACCGAATGTCGGTGGCCGCCGGATTACGCGCCAACTCGGTTAGCTGGGGCTTGTGTTGCCGCAGCGGTTGGTGCGCTCTTCGTCGGTCATGGGGCGGGACTGGATCCTGATGATCTTGTAGGTGATGTCCCCCTCGACATCGGTGAAGTCGTGGGGACCATGGAAGTTGTGCTCGTTCACGGGAGCGAAGGGGTTCGACTGGTCGACGCCGTTGAGGTGCCAGTTGCCCTTTGCCTTCCGGGTGACCGACACCTCGTCGACCCAACCGATCTCGCCGGGCTTCAGAGTGCCCGTCGTATCGCTGCTCTCCGTGCTCTGCTTGAACCAGGTGTGCTCGATCTTCGGCAGCACCGAGACGGGGTTCGCGCCGACCGACATACCGACGACCGTCGTTTCGCCGGTGGTCTCCGCCTCGCCCTGCTTGAAGTCCGCGTTCTCGGTGGTGCAGTTGTCGCGATAGTCCCCCACCTTCGTCGGCGTGCCCTCGGTCGGCTCACTGACCCATGCGGTGGGGGTGAAGGTGCAGTCCTGGCCACAGTCGGCGAGGAACTCCGCGACCTTCTCGGGGGTGCTCCAGATGCCTTCGCCCTGGGAAACGGGCACGTCCGGCGGGTCGGTCACCCAACCGCCGCCGCCACCGTCCGCCTGCGCCGGGGTGATGGACAGGCACAGCGTCGCCGCGAGGGCCA
This genomic stretch from Streptomyces nigrescens harbors:
- a CDS encoding MDR family NADP-dependent oxidoreductase, coding for MARRTPGADAAGRPDPESRPGSSGFGAAEGGAGSLSPPAVHREVRLAAHPGRELRPEHFETVEVPLRRPSAGQVLVRNLVLRIGAATRTLMADAEVLPMPSCRPGRALRGAALGEVVEAPGTGLRPGELVRHDFGWQQYALLPAGAVRRVDSARWPDPAACLSQGFVGWLAVTRGGSVRSGDTVLVTGAAGGVGCVAGQFARLHGAGRLIGTVGSRWKADYLERELGFDAVLVRGEGPIGEQLRAAAPDGIDVLVDTVGGEQFEAALAAARRRARFMVVGALGDQAAGGTRAEATVDNLWLVSRGITLSGLSAVDHHASVDCWEAEFSGALRNGTVRFPHVRLTGLDRAPGALIDLMAGRHLGTVLVEPT
- a CDS encoding NUDIX domain-containing protein, translated to MEEIVALYAQDEVPGRVVGTARRSRVRAENLPHAAVKILVRDADGRIYVHRRTKTKDLYPGLHDVWVGGVIAAGEEPLSAAERELAEELGLRGCALRPTMRHWYTDAYTNYLTYAYETLYTPGRHGPIVHQPTEVADGWWLPWRELTAQLSDPRWQFVPDGREHLIRYAAQHPESGGHHP